In the genome of Desulfuromonas sp. DDH964, one region contains:
- the rplU gene encoding 50S ribosomal protein L21 — translation MYAVIKTGGKQYKVSEGDLVKVEKIEGTVGDAIELNEVLMVGGEEVKIGAPLLPGAKVKAQIVEQDKDKKILVFHSKRRKGYRKKYGHRQPITRLKITGIEA, via the coding sequence ATGTACGCGGTGATCAAGACCGGAGGGAAGCAGTACAAAGTTTCCGAAGGAGACCTGGTAAAGGTCGAGAAGATCGAAGGCACGGTAGGTGATGCCATCGAGTTGAACGAGGTCCTCATGGTCGGCGGAGAAGAGGTTAAAATCGGAGCACCTCTATTGCCGGGCGCGAAAGTCAAGGCGCAGATCGTCGAGCAGGACAAGGACAAGAAGATCCTTGTTTTCCACTCGAAACGGCGCAAGGGCTATCGCAAGAAGTATGGACACCGTCAACCCATCACCCGCCTGAAGATTACAGGCATCGAAGCTTAA
- a CDS encoding ComF family protein — protein MRLAAWLTQAANELLDLLLPPACPLCFDLLPPGPATVFCPACRAEIPPLSTPCCSRCALPFVTAGGQNHLCAECLGEQDPPFSRVQAAGLYDGLLRRAVQRFKYSDAIGLDHPLGALLAARLDPGPAQLLVPVPLHPSRLRQRCYNQSLLLARCLGRQFGLPVAAGLLRRTRATPSQQGLPAVVRRRNLKGAFALAEAPGPRHILLVDDVMTTGSTARECARTLRAGGALGVEVAIVARAGNLLAPCPPGGIC, from the coding sequence ATGCGCCTTGCCGCCTGGCTGACGCAGGCCGCCAACGAACTCCTCGACCTCCTGCTCCCGCCGGCCTGTCCCCTCTGTTTCGACCTGCTCCCCCCCGGCCCGGCCACCGTCTTCTGCCCGGCCTGCCGCGCAGAGATCCCGCCCCTTTCCACCCCCTGCTGCAGTCGCTGTGCTCTTCCGTTTGTCACCGCAGGCGGTCAGAACCATCTCTGCGCCGAGTGCCTCGGCGAGCAAGACCCGCCCTTTTCCCGGGTGCAGGCCGCGGGACTTTACGACGGATTGCTGCGCCGGGCCGTACAGCGCTTCAAGTACTCCGACGCGATCGGCCTCGACCACCCCCTTGGCGCCCTCCTCGCTGCCCGTCTCGATCCCGGCCCGGCGCAGCTGCTCGTTCCGGTCCCGCTCCACCCCTCCCGCCTGCGCCAGCGCTGCTACAACCAGTCACTCCTTTTGGCCCGCTGCCTCGGCCGCCAATTCGGCCTGCCGGTGGCGGCCGGCCTGCTGCGGCGCACCCGGGCGACGCCGTCGCAGCAGGGATTGCCGGCCGTTGTGCGCCGCCGCAACCTGAAAGGCGCCTTTGCCCTTGCCGAGGCACCCGGGCCCCGCCACATCCTCCTGGTCGATGACGTCATGACGACCGGCAGTACCGCACGGGAATGCGCGCGGACCCTGCGCGCCGGCGGGGCGCTGGGGGTCGAGGTCGCCATCGTCGCCCGCGCCGGAAATCTCCTTGCCCCTTGCCCTCCGGGAGGGATATGTTAG
- the obgE gene encoding GTPase ObgE, whose translation MRFVDEVKINVKAGDGGRGCVSFRREKFVPLGGPDGGDGGDGGSVWFSVDPGLGTLLDFRYKVHYKAQSGGHGMGSNRHGKNGDDLEIRVPPGTLVYDFESGELLADLTEPGQRLKLLAGGRGGQGNARFTTSTNRAPRFAQPGLPGAERVLRLELKLLADVGLVGLPNAGKSTLIAAVSAARPKIADYPFTTLVPNLGVVRYGGYKSFVMADIPGLIAGASEGHGLGTRFLRHIERTDLFLHLVDLSGMQQGDPLENFATINRELERHNAELLAKPQFVVFTKADIPEVRSAAGELKPWFEERGYRTFLLSAVTGDGTAPLVEAVGAELENRRKAAPTAAEPWVP comes from the coding sequence ATGCGTTTCGTCGATGAAGTCAAGATCAACGTCAAGGCCGGCGACGGCGGCCGCGGCTGCGTTTCCTTCCGCCGCGAGAAGTTCGTCCCCTTAGGCGGCCCCGACGGCGGTGACGGCGGTGACGGCGGCAGCGTCTGGTTCAGCGTCGATCCCGGGCTCGGCACCCTGCTCGATTTTCGCTACAAGGTCCACTACAAGGCGCAGAGCGGCGGCCACGGCATGGGAAGCAACCGCCACGGCAAAAACGGCGACGACCTTGAGATCCGGGTGCCGCCGGGAACCCTGGTCTATGACTTCGAAAGTGGTGAACTGCTTGCCGACCTGACGGAACCCGGCCAGCGCCTCAAGCTGCTCGCCGGCGGGCGCGGCGGCCAGGGAAATGCGCGTTTCACCACCAGCACCAACCGCGCCCCGCGCTTCGCCCAGCCCGGCCTCCCCGGCGCCGAACGGGTCCTGCGCCTCGAGCTCAAGCTCCTCGCCGATGTCGGCCTGGTCGGGCTTCCCAACGCCGGCAAGTCGACGCTGATCGCCGCGGTCTCCGCGGCACGGCCGAAGATCGCCGATTACCCCTTCACCACCCTGGTCCCCAACCTCGGCGTGGTGCGCTACGGCGGCTACAAGAGTTTCGTCATGGCCGACATTCCCGGCCTGATCGCCGGGGCGAGCGAAGGGCACGGCCTCGGGACGCGCTTTCTGCGCCACATCGAGCGCACCGACCTCTTTCTCCACCTGGTCGACCTCTCGGGAATGCAGCAGGGCGATCCGCTGGAAAACTTCGCCACCATCAACCGTGAGCTCGAACGGCACAACGCCGAGCTGCTCGCCAAGCCGCAGTTCGTCGTCTTTACCAAGGCGGACATTCCGGAAGTCCGCAGCGCGGCCGGGGAGCTGAAACCCTGGTTCGAGGAGCGGGGGTACCGGACCTTTCTCCTCTCCGCCGTCACCGGTGACGGCACCGCGCCCCTGGTCGAAGCGGTCGGCGCGGAACTGGAGAACCGGCGGAAAGCCGCGCCCACCGCAGCAGAGCCCTGGGTGCCTTGA
- the gpmI gene encoding 2,3-bisphosphoglycerate-independent phosphoglycerate mutase — protein MNGPVALIILDGWGINPDCTANAVCQASTPRLDGLFRDYPHTRIGASGEDVGLPAGQMGNSEVGHLNLGAGRIVYQELTRISKSIANGEFFANPVFCAALARLKHSGGKLHLMGLLSDGGVHSHNEHLYALVDLARRQGIADICIHAFLDGRDTPPQSATDYLKQLETKLADLKCGRVASITGRYYAMDRDNRWERVERAWRGLVLGEGELAASSGAAIAAAYAAGETDEFVKPRIIADKGAAPATVADGDAIIFFNFRSDRARELTRTFTEPAFNGFVRPRVPRLASYVCLTEYDETFELPVAFPSQSYAHLLGEVVADSGGGQLRIAETEKYAHVTFFFNGGSEVPFPGEERVLIPSPKEVATYDQKPEMSAATVTDEVVARIATGEFALIVLNFANPDMVGHTGQLSAAIRAMECVDGCVGRVVDAVLAAGGRLLITADHGNCEQMVDAEGRPHTAHTANPVPLLLVDPDRRDATLRSGGILADIAPTLLHLLGLEQPREMTGKSLLEP, from the coding sequence TTGAACGGCCCGGTCGCCCTCATCATCCTTGACGGCTGGGGAATCAACCCCGACTGCACCGCCAACGCCGTCTGCCAGGCCAGCACACCGCGCCTCGACGGGCTGTTCCGGGACTATCCCCACACCCGCATCGGCGCCTCCGGTGAAGATGTCGGTCTCCCCGCCGGCCAGATGGGGAACTCGGAGGTCGGCCATCTCAACCTCGGCGCCGGACGGATCGTCTACCAGGAACTGACCCGCATCAGCAAGAGCATCGCGAACGGCGAATTCTTCGCCAACCCGGTCTTCTGCGCCGCCCTGGCGCGGCTCAAGCACAGCGGTGGCAAGCTGCACCTGATGGGGCTCCTCTCCGACGGCGGCGTCCATTCCCACAACGAGCACCTCTATGCCCTGGTCGACCTCGCCCGGCGTCAGGGGATTGCCGACATCTGCATTCACGCCTTTCTCGACGGGCGTGACACCCCGCCGCAAAGTGCTACCGACTACCTGAAACAGCTGGAAACGAAACTTGCCGATCTGAAATGCGGCCGGGTGGCGAGCATTACCGGCCGCTACTATGCCATGGACCGCGACAATCGCTGGGAGCGCGTCGAGCGGGCCTGGCGGGGGCTGGTTCTCGGCGAGGGGGAGCTGGCGGCATCAAGTGGCGCGGCGATCGCCGCCGCCTACGCCGCCGGCGAAACCGACGAGTTTGTCAAACCACGCATCATCGCGGACAAGGGGGCAGCGCCCGCAACCGTGGCCGACGGCGACGCCATCATTTTTTTCAACTTCCGCTCCGACCGCGCCCGGGAACTGACCCGCACCTTCACCGAGCCGGCCTTCAACGGCTTTGTCCGCCCCCGGGTCCCGCGCCTGGCGAGTTACGTCTGCCTGACCGAGTACGACGAGACCTTTGAGCTGCCGGTCGCCTTCCCCTCCCAGAGCTATGCCCACCTCCTCGGCGAGGTGGTCGCCGACAGCGGGGGAGGCCAGCTGCGTATCGCCGAGACCGAAAAGTACGCCCATGTCACCTTCTTCTTCAATGGCGGCAGCGAGGTTCCCTTCCCGGGGGAGGAGCGGGTCCTGATCCCGTCGCCCAAGGAAGTCGCCACCTACGACCAGAAACCGGAGATGAGCGCGGCGACGGTCACGGACGAGGTCGTCGCCCGCATCGCAACCGGCGAGTTCGCCCTGATCGTCCTCAACTTCGCCAACCCGGACATGGTCGGCCACACCGGCCAGCTCAGCGCCGCCATTCGTGCCATGGAGTGCGTCGACGGCTGCGTCGGCCGGGTCGTCGACGCGGTGCTCGCAGCCGGCGGGCGCCTGCTGATCACCGCCGACCATGGCAACTGTGAGCAGATGGTCGATGCCGAGGGGCGGCCGCATACCGCCCACACCGCCAACCCGGTGCCGCTTCTGCTGGTTGATCCCGATCGCCGCGACGCCACCCTGCGCAGCGGCGGCATCCTCGCCGATATCGCACCGACTCTCCTCCACCTGCTCGGCCTGGAGCAGCCACGGGAGATGACCGGCAAGAGCCTGCTGGAGCCCTGA
- a CDS encoding tetratricopeptide repeat protein gives MTIMSFLLLIILFLVFFLYFSGLNPQDLTIYFWPEHSVTYSVAIIIVGAILIGLIVGYAAHLYGTVSHMLKHWRRDRLEKKAKEVGAIYREGVGRLLSGDIKRAHGLLQKALERDPARVDTYIAMANVHLQEGHPQEALNQLLKARSIEPRSLEVLFKLATTYEETGQDDQATQVYQDLLQIEGDNRKALRCLRDLHIRHGRWTEALALQKRILKAGPGANRLAEEKQKALYLRYEVAQQGLETAEADQAKGELKEIIKQDPAFVPARVTLGDVYRLQKRNDAAVEVWQEGYRQLGKSIFLSRLEEIYLANEDPATLLGLYRNFLNDRNDDLVLRLFYGKLCLRLEMVDEALEQLYAVESTGVESRQLHLLLAEAHRRRKRMDDAIAEYKKALGIDSHLRLGYICDVCEETVDEWRSRCPACATWGSFSLAGRKQIQDIPPVEMRAIHHGEREEWNEDQD, from the coding sequence ATGACCATCATGTCATTCCTGCTGCTGATCATCCTGTTTCTGGTCTTCTTCCTTTATTTTTCCGGCCTCAACCCCCAGGACTTGACGATCTATTTCTGGCCCGAGCACAGCGTCACCTACTCGGTTGCGATCATCATCGTCGGTGCGATCCTGATCGGGCTGATCGTCGGTTACGCCGCCCACCTCTATGGCACCGTCAGCCACATGCTCAAGCATTGGCGGCGCGACCGTCTGGAGAAAAAGGCCAAGGAGGTGGGGGCGATCTACCGGGAGGGGGTCGGCCGGCTCCTCTCCGGCGACATCAAGCGCGCCCACGGTCTGCTGCAAAAGGCGCTGGAGCGCGATCCGGCCCGGGTTGACACCTATATCGCCATGGCCAACGTCCACCTCCAGGAGGGACACCCCCAGGAGGCCCTCAACCAGCTCCTCAAGGCGCGCAGCATCGAACCACGCAGCCTCGAGGTCCTCTTCAAGCTCGCCACCACCTACGAAGAGACCGGCCAGGACGACCAGGCCACCCAGGTCTACCAGGACCTGCTGCAGATCGAAGGGGACAACCGCAAGGCGCTGCGCTGCCTGCGTGACCTGCATATTCGCCACGGCCGCTGGACCGAGGCCCTGGCCCTGCAGAAACGGATCCTCAAGGCGGGACCGGGGGCCAACCGCCTCGCCGAGGAGAAACAGAAGGCGCTATACCTGCGCTACGAGGTGGCCCAGCAGGGGCTGGAAACCGCGGAGGCCGACCAGGCCAAGGGCGAACTCAAGGAGATCATCAAGCAGGACCCGGCCTTCGTCCCGGCCCGGGTTACCCTCGGGGACGTCTACCGCCTGCAAAAGCGGAATGATGCGGCCGTCGAGGTCTGGCAGGAAGGGTACCGACAACTCGGCAAGAGCATTTTCCTTTCGCGTCTGGAGGAGATCTACCTCGCCAACGAAGACCCGGCAACGCTGCTCGGCCTCTACCGGAACTTTCTCAATGACCGCAACGACGACCTCGTGCTGCGCCTCTTTTACGGCAAACTCTGCCTGCGCCTGGAGATGGTCGACGAGGCGCTCGAACAACTCTACGCGGTGGAAAGCACCGGCGTCGAATCGCGTCAGCTTCACCTGCTGCTGGCCGAGGCGCACCGCCGCCGCAAGCGGATGGATGACGCCATCGCCGAATACAAAAAGGCCCTCGGTATCGACTCCCACCTCCGCCTCGGCTATATTTGCGATGTCTGCGAAGAGACCGTCGACGAGTGGCGCAGCCGCTGTCCCGCCTGCGCCACCTGGGGGAGTTTCAGCCTCGCCGGGCGCAAGCAGATCCAGGATATCCCGCCCGTCGAAATGCGGGCCATCCACCATGGCGAGAGGGAAGAATGGAACGAGGACCAGGATTGA
- a CDS encoding glutamate-5-semialdehyde dehydrogenase translates to MNLRETMLALAQEANAAARVMANLSTTVKNELLERMAAALEARSAELLAANELDLSAARDRGMAPAMVDRLTLDADRIRAMADGLREVALLPDPVGEVTGMWRRPNGIQVGRMRIPLGVIGIIYESRPNVTADAAGLCLKSGNAVVLRGGSEALHSNSAIGSVLKGELARLGLPPAALQVVATSDREAVLELLKLEEEIDLIIPRGGESLIRFVSEHSRIPVIKHYKGVCHTFIDASADYAMAEEICVNAKVQRPGVCNAMETLLIHKDIAETFVPLIAATLRAKGVELRGCPITREFAPDVAAASAGDWGMEFLDLILAVKVVDDLDEAIAHIQRYGSLHTEVIVTGDYRNSQRFLREVNSSVVMVNASSRFSDGNQLGLGAEIGISTTKLHSFGPMGLEDLTTRKFVVFGDGQIRS, encoded by the coding sequence ATGAACCTACGCGAAACGATGCTCGCCCTGGCGCAGGAGGCGAATGCGGCCGCCCGGGTTATGGCCAACCTTTCGACGACGGTCAAGAATGAGCTGCTGGAACGGATGGCGGCAGCCCTCGAGGCGCGCAGCGCCGAGCTGCTGGCGGCCAACGAGCTCGACCTGAGCGCTGCCCGTGATCGCGGCATGGCGCCGGCCATGGTCGACCGCCTCACCCTCGATGCGGACCGCATCCGGGCGATGGCGGACGGCCTGCGCGAAGTCGCCCTCCTCCCCGACCCGGTCGGCGAAGTGACCGGCATGTGGCGGCGCCCCAACGGCATCCAGGTCGGCCGCATGCGCATCCCGCTGGGGGTGATCGGCATCATCTATGAGTCGCGCCCCAACGTCACCGCCGATGCCGCCGGGCTCTGCCTGAAGAGCGGCAACGCCGTGGTGCTGCGCGGCGGCTCCGAGGCGCTCCACTCCAACAGCGCCATCGGCAGCGTGCTGAAGGGGGAACTGGCCCGGCTCGGCCTGCCACCGGCCGCCCTGCAGGTGGTCGCCACCAGCGACCGCGAGGCGGTCCTCGAACTCCTCAAGCTCGAAGAGGAGATCGACCTGATCATCCCCCGCGGCGGTGAAAGCCTGATCCGCTTCGTCAGCGAGCACTCGCGGATTCCGGTGATCAAGCACTACAAGGGGGTCTGCCACACCTTCATCGACGCCAGCGCCGACTACGCCATGGCCGAGGAGATCTGCGTCAACGCCAAGGTACAGCGCCCGGGCGTCTGCAACGCGATGGAGACCCTCCTCATCCACAAGGACATCGCCGAGACCTTTGTGCCACTCATTGCCGCCACCCTGCGGGCCAAGGGGGTGGAGCTGCGCGGCTGCCCGATCACCCGGGAGTTCGCCCCGGATGTGGCGGCTGCCAGCGCTGGCGACTGGGGGATGGAATTCCTCGACCTGATCCTGGCGGTCAAGGTCGTCGACGATCTCGACGAGGCGATCGCCCATATCCAGCGCTACGGTTCGCTGCATACCGAGGTGATCGTCACCGGTGACTACCGCAACTCGCAGCGCTTCCTGCGCGAGGTCAATTCGAGCGTGGTCATGGTCAACGCCTCGTCGCGCTTCTCCGATGGCAACCAGTTGGGACTCGGCGCCGAAATCGGCATCTCCACCACCAAACTCCACTCCTTCGGCCCGATGGGGCTGGAGGATCTGACCACCCGCAAATTCGTGGTCTTCGGCGACGGACAGATTCGATCGTAA
- the proB gene encoding glutamate 5-kinase, producing MRKNLLSHVRRVVVKVGSGVISGPEGLDEGMLATLSHDLSELIRRGYEVVLVSSGAVAAGKGALGISGRPATIPLKQAAAAIGQSRMMHAYQGAFGQAGHTVAQVLLTRDDLANRRRYLNARNTLMTLLDFKVVPIINENDTVVVDEIRFGDNDNLSAMVTNLVEANLLVILSDVNGLYDRDPNLHPDAKLIPLVERIGEEIEAAAGDTGTDHGTGGMATKIKAAKRATLYGVGTAIVNGRTPGVLQRLFDGEELGTYFLPARDRMAAKKHWIAFTKKPRGKLLLDDGAKRALVERGKSLLPSGIQGVEGGFDRGDAVRICDLAGEEFAIGVINYALAELLRIMGKKTSEIEGVLGYKYYDEVIHRDNLVLKK from the coding sequence ATGCGCAAAAACCTGCTCTCCCATGTTCGCCGGGTCGTCGTCAAGGTCGGCAGCGGCGTCATCTCCGGGCCGGAAGGCCTTGACGAGGGGATGCTCGCCACCCTCTCCCACGACCTCTCCGAGCTGATCCGCCGCGGTTACGAGGTGGTGCTGGTCTCTTCCGGCGCCGTAGCCGCCGGCAAGGGTGCCCTCGGCATCAGCGGGCGACCGGCGACCATTCCCCTCAAGCAGGCGGCGGCGGCGATCGGTCAGAGCCGGATGATGCACGCCTACCAGGGGGCCTTCGGCCAGGCCGGCCACACCGTCGCCCAGGTCCTGCTGACCCGCGACGACCTCGCCAACCGTCGGCGCTATCTCAACGCCCGCAATACCCTGATGACCCTGCTCGACTTCAAGGTCGTGCCGATCATCAATGAGAACGACACCGTGGTGGTCGATGAAATCCGCTTCGGCGACAACGACAACCTCTCGGCGATGGTGACCAACCTTGTCGAGGCGAACCTGCTGGTGATCCTTTCCGACGTGAACGGCCTCTATGATCGGGACCCCAACCTGCACCCCGACGCCAAACTGATCCCGCTGGTCGAACGGATTGGCGAGGAGATCGAAGCCGCCGCCGGCGACACCGGCACCGACCACGGCACCGGCGGCATGGCGACCAAGATCAAGGCGGCCAAGCGCGCCACCCTCTACGGCGTCGGTACCGCCATTGTCAACGGCCGCACTCCCGGCGTCCTGCAACGCCTTTTCGACGGCGAAGAGCTCGGCACCTATTTTCTGCCGGCCCGCGACCGGATGGCGGCGAAGAAGCACTGGATCGCCTTCACCAAGAAGCCGCGCGGCAAACTGCTCCTCGACGACGGCGCCAAGCGCGCCCTGGTGGAACGGGGCAAGAGCCTGCTCCCTTCCGGCATCCAGGGGGTTGAGGGGGGATTCGATCGCGGTGACGCGGTGCGCATCTGCGATCTCGCCGGCGAGGAGTTCGCGATCGGCGTCATCAACTATGCCCTCGCCGAACTGCTGCGCATCATGGGCAAGAAGACCTCGGAAATCGAGGGGGTGCTCGGCTACAAGTACTACGACGAAGTCATCCACCGCGACAACCTCGTCCTGAAAAAATAG
- the rpmA gene encoding 50S ribosomal protein L27, which yields MAHKKAGGSTRNGRDSAGKRLGVKRFGGQQVTAGSILVRQRGTTFHPGNNVGCGKDYTLFALVDGVVKFERKDKTRQKISVYPA from the coding sequence ATGGCACACAAAAAAGCTGGCGGCAGTACCCGCAACGGCCGCGATAGCGCCGGCAAGCGCCTGGGCGTAAAGCGCTTCGGTGGTCAGCAGGTCACTGCCGGCTCGATTCTGGTGCGGCAACGGGGCACCACGTTTCACCCGGGCAATAATGTCGGCTGCGGCAAGGACTACACCTTGTTCGCCCTGGTCGACGGCGTCGTCAAGTTCGAACGCAAGGACAAGACCCGCCAGAAAATCAGTGTTTACCCCGCCTGA
- the rlmH gene encoding 23S rRNA (pseudouridine(1915)-N(3))-methyltransferase RlmH codes for MRLTLYCIGRLSEPWLQAGVAEYAGRIGRYLGFTEVELKEEKGGRKHDQRLIREHEGERLLARLPAKAFTIVLDEGGRQFSSEMLADLLGKQMLDGTGEVALVIGGAYGLSDAVKARADLLLSLSALTLTHQMARLLLCEQLYRGLTILRNEPYHNR; via the coding sequence ATGCGCCTGACGCTCTACTGCATCGGCAGGCTCTCCGAGCCCTGGCTGCAGGCCGGGGTCGCCGAGTACGCCGGTCGGATCGGGCGCTACCTTGGCTTTACCGAGGTGGAACTCAAAGAAGAGAAGGGGGGCCGCAAGCACGACCAGCGGCTGATCCGCGAACACGAAGGGGAGCGATTGCTGGCGCGACTGCCGGCGAAGGCCTTCACCATCGTCCTCGACGAAGGGGGGCGCCAGTTCAGCTCGGAGATGCTGGCCGACCTGCTCGGCAAACAGATGCTGGACGGGACCGGTGAGGTGGCGCTGGTGATCGGCGGCGCCTACGGGCTGAGTGATGCAGTGAAGGCGCGGGCTGACCTGCTCCTCTCCCTCTCCGCCCTGACCCTGACCCACCAGATGGCCCGTCTGCTCCTTTGCGAGCAGCTCTACCGCGGGCTGACGATTCTGCGCAACGAACCCTACCACAACCGCTGA
- a CDS encoding TraR/DksA family transcriptional regulator, which translates to MTEEELEGARRRLLQLRKELLQEVRDAHAASRELGQDGVPDLGDMSANTYSRDVLLNLSETQQQTVRDIDAALERIESGDYGICLRCEEEIAPRRLDVRPFSRYCIECKTDIEKFGE; encoded by the coding sequence ATGACCGAAGAGGAACTCGAGGGGGCGCGCCGGCGGTTGCTGCAGTTGCGCAAGGAATTGTTGCAGGAAGTCCGGGATGCCCATGCCGCCAGCCGTGAACTCGGCCAGGACGGCGTTCCCGACCTCGGGGACATGTCCGCCAATACCTACAGCCGCGACGTGCTCCTCAATCTCAGCGAGACCCAGCAGCAAACCGTGCGCGACATCGATGCGGCGCTGGAGCGCATTGAAAGCGGCGATTACGGCATCTGTCTGCGCTGCGAAGAGGAGATCGCACCGCGCCGCCTCGACGTCCGGCCCTTTTCCCGCTATTGTATCGAATGCAAAACCGACATCGAAAAGTTCGGTGAATAA
- the nadD gene encoding nicotinate-nucleotide adenylyltransferase — MRIGIFGGTFNPIHLAHLRVAEEVREVCALDRVMFLPAATPPHKSVAEEVPFAERLAMVEAAIADHPDFFASDLEGRRLGKSFSVDTLEILRREQPSDEFFFLIGMDSFRDLPTWRDYRRLFSLAHIVVAPRPGVNSEQPQELLPVAMRDQFCYDATSKTWRHAGGTSLIFLAETYLDISSTRIRQLVAAGRSIRYLVPPAVAEHIRHRGFYRPLER, encoded by the coding sequence ATGCGCATCGGCATCTTTGGCGGCACCTTCAACCCGATTCACCTCGCGCACCTGCGCGTCGCCGAAGAGGTGCGCGAAGTCTGCGCCCTCGATCGGGTAATGTTCCTCCCCGCGGCAACGCCGCCGCACAAGTCGGTGGCTGAAGAAGTCCCCTTTGCCGAACGCCTGGCGATGGTCGAGGCGGCGATTGCCGACCATCCCGACTTCTTCGCCTCCGACCTCGAGGGGAGGCGCCTCGGCAAGAGCTTCTCCGTCGATACCCTGGAGATCCTCCGGCGCGAGCAGCCAAGCGATGAGTTCTTCTTCCTCATCGGCATGGACTCCTTTCGCGACCTCCCGACCTGGCGCGACTACCGCCGGCTCTTCAGCCTGGCCCATATCGTCGTTGCGCCGCGTCCCGGGGTGAACAGCGAACAACCGCAGGAGCTGCTCCCCGTTGCCATGCGCGACCAGTTCTGCTATGATGCGACGTCAAAAACCTGGCGGCATGCAGGCGGTACTTCGCTGATTTTCCTGGCGGAAACCTACCTCGACATTTCCTCGACGCGGATTCGCCAGCTGGTCGCCGCCGGCCGCTCGATCCGCTATCTCGTTCCGCCCGCCGTGGCGGAGCATATCCGACACCGGGGGTTCTATCGCCCCCTGGAAAGGTAA
- a CDS encoding arylesterase, translating to MPVPFLLLLLLLLFAPAPAQSATPPFRLTVLGDSLVAGYGLDAADAFPAQLERALREQGCRVAVSNAGVSGDTTAGGRARLDWVLAEPPKLVIVELGANDALRGLPPQAAADNLGAILARLRERGIPALLAGMRAPRNLGAEYYTKFDALYPQLAERFQVPLYPFFLEGVTGVAELNQEDGIHPNRRGVAEIVRRMLPLVTTTLGPGVCP from the coding sequence ATGCCGGTTCCTTTCCTTCTGCTGCTGCTTCTTCTTCTCTTCGCGCCAGCCCCGGCCCAGTCCGCGACGCCGCCTTTTCGCCTCACCGTCCTCGGTGACAGCCTCGTCGCCGGCTACGGGCTGGACGCCGCCGATGCCTTCCCGGCCCAGCTGGAACGGGCCCTGCGCGAGCAGGGTTGCCGGGTCGCCGTGAGCAACGCCGGGGTTTCCGGCGACACCACCGCGGGGGGGCGCGCCCGGCTCGACTGGGTGCTCGCCGAGCCACCAAAGCTGGTGATCGTCGAACTGGGAGCCAACGATGCGCTGCGGGGGCTCCCCCCGCAAGCGGCGGCCGACAACCTCGGCGCCATCCTCGCCCGCCTGCGCGAGCGGGGCATTCCGGCCCTGCTCGCCGGCATGCGCGCCCCGCGCAACCTCGGCGCAGAGTATTATACCAAGTTCGACGCCCTTTACCCCCAGCTTGCGGAGCGCTTTCAGGTCCCTCTCTATCCCTTTTTCCTGGAAGGGGTCACTGGGGTGGCAGAGCTGAACCAGGAGGACGGCATCCACCCGAACCGCCGGGGAGTGGCGGAGATCGTGCGGCGGATGCTGCCCTTGGTGACAACCACTCTCGGACCGGGAGTGTGTCCATAG
- the rsfS gene encoding ribosome silencing factor: MLSKDRALLAADFALDKKAFNLRILEVKELSSLTDYLLLASGRSDRQVQAIAEGVRLGLKNDHATAPLAVEGMNEGRWVLLDYGDVMVHIFQEPVREFYDLDGLWSEAPTVPVPEPEGAAAPR; encoded by the coding sequence TTGCTGTCCAAAGACCGCGCCCTGCTGGCCGCCGATTTCGCCCTCGACAAGAAGGCCTTCAATCTTCGCATTCTCGAGGTCAAAGAGCTCTCCTCCCTGACCGATTACCTGCTGCTCGCCTCCGGACGCTCGGACCGGCAGGTGCAGGCGATCGCCGAGGGGGTGCGCCTCGGCCTCAAAAACGACCATGCCACGGCGCCGCTGGCGGTGGAAGGGATGAACGAGGGGCGCTGGGTGCTGCTCGATTACGGCGACGTCATGGTCCATATCTTTCAGGAGCCGGTCCGGGAGTTTTATGACCTCGACGGTCTTTGGAGCGAGGCGCCGACGGTGCCGGTTCCGGAACCGGAAGGCGCCGCGGCGCCGCGCTGA